A region from the Brachyspira pilosicoli genome encodes:
- a CDS encoding biotin/lipoyl-containing protein, which produces MAKKEVKFMVTAFRDGFQSVYGARVLSKDFMPAVEAFVKAGVKYFESGGGATFQSAFFYNNENAFDVMDTFRKTVGPDVNLQTLARGVNVVGLESQPRDMIKLHAQLFKKHGITTIRNFDALNDVNNLIYSGQCIKEAGLKHQVCVTMMALPPGCEGAHDAAFYGKVLTQIKDKVDFDSVCFKDASGTTTPQVVYDTIKEARKILGKDVHIQMHSHETAGIGAIQYKAALDAGADCIDVSLAPVSGGTCSTDLIVMWHALRGTDFYFDIDIDKIREAEEVFKECMKDYFLPPESRTVEPMIPFAPMPGGALTANTQMMRDINVMNRFPEVIKAMTEVVKKGGFGTSVTPVSQFYFQQAFNNVMQGDWKKIADGYGKMVLGYFGKTPSTPDPEIVKIASEQLGLQPTTELAMDIDDRNPKKGRKAAEQALKDAGITDLSDENVFIAAACKEKGIQFLKGEAKLGIRKNAGGSSEGVKATSNEVTVTVGGSSYGVKIENGKAIVDGVSYDYTIKDGISAAQSAAPASSSGSATPVTAGLPGTVLKIVAPVGTQVKDGSTILVVEAMKMEVEIKSSANGVVKELKVKPGDAVVAGQELAIVG; this is translated from the coding sequence ATCCAAAGACTTTATGCCGGCTGTAGAAGCATTTGTAAAAGCTGGTGTTAAATATTTTGAATCTGGCGGCGGTGCAACATTCCAAAGTGCATTTTTTTACAACAATGAAAATGCTTTTGATGTAATGGATACTTTTAGAAAAACTGTTGGACCAGATGTTAATTTACAAACTTTAGCAAGAGGAGTTAATGTTGTTGGTTTGGAATCTCAGCCTAGAGATATGATTAAACTTCATGCTCAGCTTTTCAAAAAACATGGTATCACAACTATTAGAAACTTCGATGCATTAAACGATGTAAACAACCTAATTTACAGCGGACAATGTATTAAAGAAGCAGGTTTAAAACACCAAGTATGTGTTACTATGATGGCTCTTCCTCCAGGATGTGAAGGTGCACATGATGCTGCTTTCTATGGAAAAGTATTAACTCAAATAAAAGATAAAGTAGATTTTGACTCAGTATGTTTCAAAGATGCTTCTGGTACTACTACTCCTCAAGTAGTTTATGATACAATTAAAGAAGCAAGAAAGATTTTAGGTAAAGATGTACATATACAGATGCATAGCCATGAAACTGCTGGTATTGGTGCTATACAATATAAAGCTGCTTTAGATGCTGGTGCTGATTGTATAGACGTTTCTTTGGCTCCTGTATCTGGCGGTACTTGTTCTACAGATTTAATAGTTATGTGGCATGCTTTGAGAGGCACTGATTTTTATTTTGATATTGATATAGATAAAATCAGAGAAGCTGAAGAAGTATTTAAAGAATGTATGAAAGATTATTTCTTACCGCCTGAAAGTAGAACTGTTGAGCCTATGATTCCATTTGCTCCAATGCCTGGCGGTGCTTTAACAGCTAATACTCAAATGATGAGAGATATTAATGTAATGAACCGTTTCCCTGAAGTTATTAAAGCTATGACTGAAGTGGTTAAAAAAGGAGGTTTCGGTACTTCTGTAACTCCTGTATCACAATTCTATTTCCAACAAGCATTTAACAATGTAATGCAAGGTGATTGGAAAAAGATTGCTGATGGTTATGGAAAAATGGTGTTAGGTTATTTTGGAAAGACTCCTTCTACTCCAGACCCAGAAATCGTAAAAATAGCTAGCGAACAATTAGGTTTACAGCCTACAACTGAACTTGCTATGGATATAGATGATAGAAACCCTAAAAAAGGCAGAAAAGCTGCTGAACAAGCATTAAAAGATGCTGGTATTACAGACCTTTCTGATGAGAATGTATTTATAGCTGCTGCTTGTAAAGAAAAAGGTATACAATTCCTTAAAGGCGAAGCTAAGCTTGGTATTAGAAAGAATGCTGGCGGTTCTTCTGAAGGTGTTAAAGCTACAAGCAATGAAGTTACTGTTACAGTTGGCGGTTCAAGCTATGGTGTGAAAATAGAAAATGGTAAGGCTATAGTTGATGGAGTAAGCTATGATTATACTATTAAAGATGGTATATCTGCTGCTCAATCTGCTGCTCCTGCTTCATCAAGCGGTTCTGCTACTCCTGTTACAGCTGGCTTGCCTGGCACTGTATTAAAAATAGTTGCTCCTGTTGGAACTCAAGTAAAAGATGGAAGCACTATATTAGTTGTAGAGGCTATGAAGATGGAAGTTGAAATTAAATCTTCTGCTAATGGAGTTGTAAAAGAGTTAAAAGTTAAACCAGGGGACGCTGTAGTTGCTGGTCAGGAATTAGCTATTGTTGGATAA
- a CDS encoding sodium ion-translocating decarboxylase subunit beta, protein MKKIFLIFTLVLMTASVVLAQEKEEYKPIDIKESLISLARNTAFGGLFPKSEKEIAEAQVKAEKSKQEKYQTKLNDIKVKSAPLWQNIIMICVGLLLVYLAIAKGFEPLLLIPIGMGGILANIPVANIAALPVVEVINGLPVTLSSGGFLGQIYTFGIESGLFPLFIFIGVGAMTDFGPLIANPKTALLGAAAQIGIFGTLLGAMVLSTYIPVINFSLKDAASIGIIGGADGPTAIFTASRLSPGLLGAIAVAAYSYMALVPIIQPPIMKWLTTENERKIEMKQLRPVSKREKIIFPLVVIILVALLLPDAAPLIGALMFGNLIKESGVTDRLSKTAQNELINIVTIMLGLSVGSKLAADKFLRFETLGILVLGLVAFSMGTAGGVLLAKLMNAFSKDKINPLIGAAGVSAVPMAARVANKVGQESNPHNFLLMHAMGPNVSGVIGSAVAAGVLLAILG, encoded by the coding sequence ATGAAAAAAATATTTTTAATATTTACACTTGTCTTGATGACGGCATCTGTAGTTTTAGCACAAGAGAAAGAAGAATATAAACCTATTGATATAAAAGAATCACTTATTTCTTTAGCTAGAAATACTGCTTTTGGAGGACTTTTTCCTAAAAGCGAAAAAGAAATAGCTGAAGCTCAAGTAAAAGCAGAAAAGAGCAAACAAGAAAAGTATCAAACAAAACTCAATGATATTAAAGTGAAATCCGCTCCGCTATGGCAGAATATTATCATGATTTGTGTAGGCTTGCTTTTAGTATATCTTGCTATAGCTAAAGGTTTTGAACCATTACTTCTTATTCCTATAGGTATGGGGGGAATACTTGCTAATATACCTGTTGCTAATATTGCTGCTTTGCCTGTTGTGGAAGTTATTAATGGGCTTCCTGTTACTTTAAGTAGCGGAGGTTTTTTGGGTCAAATATATACTTTTGGTATTGAATCTGGATTATTCCCGCTATTCATCTTCATTGGTGTTGGTGCTATGACAGATTTCGGACCGCTTATTGCTAACCCTAAAACTGCTTTACTTGGTGCTGCTGCTCAGATAGGTATATTTGGTACTTTACTTGGTGCTATGGTGTTATCAACTTATATACCTGTTATCAATTTCTCACTTAAAGATGCTGCTTCTATAGGTATTATTGGTGGTGCTGATGGTCCTACTGCTATATTTACAGCTTCAAGACTTTCACCTGGTTTATTGGGTGCTATTGCTGTTGCTGCTTATTCTTATATGGCTTTAGTGCCTATTATTCAGCCTCCTATCATGAAATGGCTTACTACTGAAAATGAAAGAAAAATTGAAATGAAACAGTTACGCCCTGTTAGTAAAAGAGAGAAAATTATATTCCCTCTTGTAGTTATAATACTTGTTGCTTTACTTTTACCAGATGCTGCTCCTTTAATTGGTGCTTTGATGTTTGGTAATTTAATTAAAGAATCTGGCGTTACTGATAGACTATCAAAAACTGCTCAAAATGAATTAATTAACATTGTTACTATAATGTTAGGTTTATCTGTTGGCAGTAAATTGGCTGCAGATAAATTCTTACGTTTTGAAACACTTGGTATATTAGTATTAGGTTTAGTAGCATTCTCTATGGGTACTGCAGGCGGTGTATTACTTGCTAAATTAATGAATGCATTTAGTAAAGATAAAATTAATCCTCTTATAGGAGCTGCTGGAGTATCTGCTGTTCCTATGGCTGCAAGGGTTGCTAACAAAGTTGGACAAGAATCTAACCCTCACAACTTCCTACTTATGCATGCTATGGGTCCTAATGTTTCAGGGGTAATTGGTTCTGCTGTTGCTGCTGGTGTACTTCTTGCTATATTAGGTTAA
- a CDS encoding DUF1385 domain-containing protein yields the protein MNNKLDENRIKQGVGGQAVIEGIMLRNKTHYVVAVRKPNKKIDFIKHKIEDNKNKLSKMFFFRGIINFVDMMKLGYKTLVFSANTAGLEEEEKNKKNLTKEESSKKESVAMTLSMLVSLFFAVGLFIALPYFITTLIGINEKEHFILFNLTRGIIKLAIFIGYLLVISLFSDVRRVFEYHGAEHMVVNAYEHGLNPDINNIRDYTTIHPRCGTTFMFLVLTVSILLYMFTSYFVYSYIYASYIPPKILGNLTVLAMNIILLPIVSGISYELLKLGFIFYNFPLMRLAILPGLLLQKITTKRPKDDELEVALFALNKLLDNSVGERSEEEVKADIEKENESELCV from the coding sequence ATGAACAATAAATTAGATGAAAATAGAATAAAACAAGGTGTCGGTGGGCAAGCTGTAATAGAAGGCATTATGCTTAGAAATAAAACTCATTATGTTGTAGCTGTTAGAAAACCAAATAAAAAAATAGATTTTATAAAACACAAAATAGAAGATAATAAAAATAAATTAAGTAAAATGTTTTTCTTCAGAGGTATTATAAACTTTGTAGATATGATGAAGTTAGGTTATAAGACTTTGGTTTTTTCTGCTAATACTGCTGGACTTGAAGAAGAAGAAAAAAATAAAAAAAATCTTACAAAAGAAGAAAGCAGTAAAAAAGAAAGCGTCGCTATGACTTTAAGTATGTTAGTTTCTTTATTCTTTGCGGTTGGTCTTTTTATAGCATTGCCATATTTTATTACAACTTTAATAGGCATAAATGAAAAAGAGCATTTTATATTATTTAATCTTACAAGAGGTATTATTAAATTAGCCATATTTATTGGGTATTTACTTGTTATTTCTTTGTTTAGCGATGTGAGAAGAGTATTTGAATATCATGGTGCTGAGCACATGGTTGTTAATGCCTATGAACATGGACTTAATCCTGATATAAATAATATAAGAGATTATACAACTATACATCCAAGATGCGGAACTACTTTTATGTTTTTAGTATTAACTGTTTCAATACTTCTTTATATGTTTACAAGTTATTTTGTATATTCTTATATTTATGCATCATATATTCCGCCAAAAATTTTAGGTAATCTTACAGTATTAGCTATGAATATAATTTTACTTCCTATAGTGTCTGGAATATCTTATGAATTATTAAAATTAGGTTTTATATTTTATAATTTTCCATTAATGAGGCTTGCAATATTGCCTGGTTTACTGCTTCAAAAAATAACAACTAAAAGACCAAAGGATGATGAGTTAGAAGTTGCTTTATTTGCTTTAAACAAATTATTAGATAATTCAGTAGGAGAAAGAAGTGAGGAAGAAGTAAAAGCTGATATTGAAAAGGAAAATGAATCTGAGTTATGCGTATAA